In Sphingobium sp. B2D3C, a genomic segment contains:
- the rho gene encoding transcription termination factor Rho, translated as MHLKDLKRKAPAELVAMAEELGVEGASTLRKQDLMFAILKEQAENGEQIMGLGTIEVLADGFGFLRSPEANYLAGPDDIYVSPNQVRKFGLRTGDTVEGEIRAPKDGERYFALTKLVSVNFDDPDVVRHRVNFDNLTPLYPDEKLRLDTLDPTIKDKSARVIDIIAPQGKGQRALIVAPPRTGKTVLLQNIAKAITDNHPEVFLLVLLIDERPEEVTDMQRSVKGEVVSSTFDEPATRHVQVAEMVIEKAKRLVEHKKDVVILLDSITRLGRAYNTVVPSSGKVLTGGVDANALQRPKRFFGAARNIEEGGSLSIIATALIDTGSRMDEVIFEEFKGTGNSEIVLDRKVSDKRIFPALDVGKSGTRKEELLVEKDKLSKMWVLRRILMQMGTIDAMEFLLDKMKDSKTNEDFFATMNQ; from the coding sequence ATGCATCTTAAAGATTTGAAGCGCAAAGCCCCGGCCGAGCTGGTCGCCATGGCCGAGGAACTCGGCGTTGAAGGTGCCTCGACGCTGCGCAAGCAGGACCTCATGTTCGCCATCCTCAAGGAGCAGGCGGAAAATGGCGAGCAGATCATGGGTCTGGGTACCATCGAGGTGCTGGCCGATGGCTTCGGCTTCCTGCGCAGCCCTGAGGCGAACTATCTGGCCGGCCCGGACGACATCTACGTCTCGCCCAATCAGGTCCGCAAATTCGGCCTGCGCACCGGTGACACGGTGGAAGGCGAGATCCGCGCACCCAAAGATGGCGAGCGCTATTTCGCGCTGACCAAGCTCGTCTCGGTCAATTTCGACGATCCCGATGTGGTCCGTCACCGCGTCAATTTCGACAATCTGACGCCGCTTTATCCCGACGAGAAGCTGCGGCTCGACACGCTTGATCCTACGATCAAGGACAAGTCAGCCCGCGTCATCGACATCATCGCGCCGCAGGGCAAGGGCCAGCGCGCGCTCATCGTGGCGCCGCCGCGGACCGGCAAGACCGTGCTGCTGCAGAACATCGCCAAGGCGATCACCGACAATCATCCCGAGGTCTTCCTGCTGGTGCTGCTTATCGACGAGCGGCCGGAGGAAGTCACGGACATGCAGCGCAGCGTGAAGGGCGAGGTGGTTTCCTCCACTTTCGACGAGCCCGCGACGCGCCACGTCCAGGTCGCCGAAATGGTGATCGAAAAGGCCAAGCGCCTTGTCGAGCACAAGAAGGATGTCGTCATCCTGCTCGATTCCATCACGCGCTTGGGCCGCGCCTACAACACCGTCGTTCCCAGCTCCGGCAAGGTGCTGACCGGCGGTGTCGATGCCAACGCCCTGCAGCGCCCGAAGCGCTTTTTCGGCGCAGCGCGGAACATCGAGGAGGGTGGCTCGTTGTCGATCATCGCCACGGCACTCATCGATACGGGTAGCCGCATGGACGAAGTGATCTTCGAGGAGTTCAAGGGCACCGGTAACTCGGAAATCGTCCTGGATCGCAAGGTCTCGGACAAGCGCATCTTCCCGGCGCTGGATGTCGGCAAATCCGGCACCCGTAAGGAAGAGCTGCTGGTCGAGAAGGACAAGCTCTCAAAGATGTGGGTGCTGCGTCGTATTCTCATGCAGATGGGCACGATCGACGCGATGGAATTCCTGCTCGACAAGATGAAGGATTCCAAGACCAACGAAGACTTCTTCGCCACGATGAACCAGTAA
- a CDS encoding YjbE family putative metal transport protein (Members of this highly hydrophobic protein family,regularly are found preceded by the yybP-ykoY manganese riboswitch (see RF00080). A metal cation transport function is proposed.): MAEIWSHIVSDVSTLFSGDISAWSAFVKVLLIDVVLAGDNAIVIGALAAGLPAHQRRMVIFIGIIAALVLRIAFALVVTQLMQIIGLIFAGGILLLWVSWKMYREIVQGAGHNAGSPEVEGDEHSGLRPAKSFIGAAWAVAVADVSMSLDNVLAVAGAAREHPGILMIGLVFAVALMGIAANIIAKYIERYRWIAWIGLLVILYVAATMIYTGITDKDIGLLQLFA, encoded by the coding sequence ATGGCTGAAATCTGGTCACATATCGTCTCGGACGTCTCCACGCTGTTCTCGGGCGATATCAGCGCCTGGTCCGCGTTCGTCAAAGTTCTGTTGATCGACGTCGTCCTGGCCGGGGACAACGCCATTGTCATCGGCGCGCTCGCGGCGGGATTGCCGGCGCATCAGCGCCGGATGGTCATCTTCATCGGTATCATTGCCGCGCTGGTGCTGCGCATCGCCTTTGCGCTCGTGGTCACGCAGCTTATGCAGATCATCGGGCTGATTTTTGCCGGCGGCATCCTGCTCCTGTGGGTATCCTGGAAGATGTACCGCGAGATCGTGCAGGGGGCAGGACACAATGCCGGCTCGCCTGAGGTGGAAGGTGACGAGCATTCCGGGCTTCGTCCCGCGAAGAGCTTCATCGGCGCGGCTTGGGCTGTGGCGGTTGCAGACGTCTCCATGAGCCTCGACAATGTGCTGGCGGTGGCCGGTGCAGCCCGCGAGCACCCCGGTATTTTGATGATCGGCCTGGTCTTCGCGGTCGCTCTGATGGGCATCGCTGCGAATATCATCGCGAAATATATCGAGCGCTATCGTTGGATTGCCTGGATCGGCTTGCTGGTCATTCTCTATGTGGCCGCGACGATGATCTACACCGGCATCACAGACAAGGATATCGGGCTGCTTCAGCTCTTCGCCTGA
- a CDS encoding DUF6489 family protein gives MKFKVDVECTPEEARSFLGLPDLKPIHDLYIQAVLDTMSGQTNLEQMERMFRSMSPLGDAGMKLFSSLMDIGMGAAGAGSPAKSKNDG, from the coding sequence ATGAAGTTCAAGGTCGATGTTGAGTGCACCCCGGAAGAGGCACGGTCGTTTCTCGGTCTGCCTGATCTGAAGCCGATCCATGATCTTTATATTCAGGCGGTGCTCGATACGATGAGCGGCCAGACCAACCTTGAGCAGATGGAGCGGATGTTCCGCAGCATGTCGCCGCTGGGCGATGCAGGCATGAAGCTGTTTTCCAGCCTCATGGATATTGGCATGGGCGCAGCGGGCGCTGGCTCTCCTGCAAAATCCAAGAACGACGGTTGA
- the mnmE gene encoding tRNA uridine-5-carboxymethylaminomethyl(34) synthesis GTPase MnmE, with protein MTDRDTIFALSSGQLPAAIAILRVSGPLALEAARVITGRDAPAARQAALRRFFDPANGDLLDEGLLICFPGPNTETGEDMAEFQCHGSHAVVRALEAALAAMPGFRRAEAGEFTRRAFLNGKMDLAGIEGLGDLIAAETALQRRAAMAMMGGAFSRKIDSWTTDLRLLAAQIEAQLDFSDEGDVSGADLARITAAAIEISADMRNELQRPSADRLRDGIRVAIGGPPNAGKSSLFNQLVGRDAAIVSPHAGTTRDVIEASVALNGIAFVLSDSAGLREAGDEIEQIGIGRAEVLLAEADIVLWLGRSEDAPSGRGELVQVAPKADLALADREASSLHVSSVTGEGIDSLIEELCALAGSMLPAPGDYALSQRQRAIIKRAGDALDACAGEPDEILVAENLRQALAALDELTGRTTTELVLDEVFRGFCIGK; from the coding sequence ATGACGGATCGGGATACGATTTTTGCGCTCTCCAGCGGGCAACTGCCTGCCGCGATTGCGATCCTCCGGGTATCCGGACCTCTCGCGCTTGAGGCTGCTCGCGTCATAACAGGTCGGGATGCCCCAGCGGCTCGGCAAGCGGCGTTGCGGCGGTTTTTCGATCCGGCGAATGGCGACTTGCTTGATGAGGGTTTGCTGATTTGCTTTCCCGGCCCCAATACAGAGACCGGCGAAGACATGGCCGAATTCCAATGCCATGGCTCCCATGCGGTGGTGCGGGCGTTGGAAGCCGCTCTGGCTGCCATGCCGGGCTTTCGGCGGGCAGAGGCGGGCGAGTTTACCCGGCGCGCCTTTCTGAACGGCAAGATGGATCTCGCCGGGATCGAAGGCTTAGGCGATTTGATCGCGGCAGAGACGGCGCTGCAACGGCGTGCTGCCATGGCGATGATGGGTGGAGCGTTCTCCCGCAAGATCGACTCCTGGACGACAGACCTTCGACTGCTCGCCGCACAGATCGAGGCTCAGCTCGATTTTTCCGATGAAGGGGACGTATCGGGCGCGGACCTCGCGCGCATCACAGCCGCAGCGATTGAGATCAGCGCAGACATGCGTAATGAACTGCAGCGTCCCTCCGCGGACCGATTACGCGATGGTATTCGCGTCGCCATCGGCGGTCCGCCCAATGCTGGCAAGTCGTCCCTGTTCAACCAGCTGGTTGGACGCGATGCTGCGATTGTCTCCCCTCATGCGGGAACGACCCGCGATGTGATCGAGGCGTCAGTCGCCCTCAATGGCATCGCATTCGTGTTGTCTGACTCGGCGGGACTACGCGAAGCCGGTGACGAGATCGAGCAGATCGGCATCGGACGCGCGGAAGTTCTTTTGGCCGAGGCTGACATCGTGCTGTGGCTAGGGCGGTCTGAAGACGCGCCCTCAGGTCGAGGGGAATTGGTGCAGGTCGCACCGAAAGCCGATCTTGCTCTCGCAGATCGCGAGGCATCGAGCCTGCACGTGTCGAGCGTGACAGGTGAGGGGATTGATTCTCTCATTGAGGAACTGTGTGCGCTGGCCGGCAGCATGCTGCCGGCGCCCGGCGACTATGCGCTATCACAGCGGCAACGAGCTATCATAAAACGAGCGGGTGATGCTTTGGACGCCTGCGCTGGTGAGCCAGACGAAATCCTGGTTGCAGAAAATCTTCGTCAGGCGCTGGCCGCTCTGGATGAATTGACCGGACGCACCACGACTGAGCTTGTACTGGACGAGGTGTTTCGCGGCTTCTGCATCGGCAAATAG